One Lycium barbarum isolate Lr01 chromosome 5, ASM1917538v2, whole genome shotgun sequence genomic window carries:
- the LOC132642617 gene encoding uncharacterized protein LOC132642617, producing the protein MKDYGRSSNSLKSAETMRLIVSIGCGVMFGLFIGISFPTSSLTKLNITASFVSSFPIGRDKNNIVSSQNQTDSSIKNQNATDQLKIWVPSNPRGAERLPPDIVSSETDYYLRRLWGNPSEDLEGKPKYLVTFTVGVKQKHNIDAAVKKFSNDFTILLFHYDGQTTEWDEFEWSKRAIHVSARKQTKWWYAKRFLHPDIVAAYDYIFIWDEDLGVEHFDATEYIKLVKKHGLDISQPGLDPRKGTTWPMTIRRDDGEVHTFTKENPGGCSDPHLPPCAAFVEIMAPVFSRDAWRCVWHMIQNDLIHGWGLDFALHKCVEPAHEKIGVVDAQWIIHQTVPSLGNEGQAKDGKAAWRGVRERCEKEWKMFQSRAEDAEKAYYKSNGIDPSNFTYWSNGIDP; encoded by the exons ATGAAGGACTATGGACGCAG TTCCAATTCCTTAAAGTCAGCTGAAACTATGAGGCTTATTGTCTCCATAGGTTGTGGAGTCATGTTTGGCTTATTCAttggaatttcatttcctactAGCTCATTAACCAAG CTAAATATAACAGCCAGTTTTGTAAGCAGCTTCCCAATTGGTAGAGACAAAAATAATATCGTTTCATCCCAAAATCAAACAGATTCGTCGATCAAAAATCAGAATGCTACAGATCAATTGAAG ATTTGGGTCCCATCAAACCCAAGAGGGGCAGAAAGATTACCTCCAGATATCGTTTCTTCTGAGACCGACTACTATCTCCGGAGATTGTGGGGAAATCCCAGTGAG GACCTAGAAGGCAAGCCAAAATATCTAGTAACATTTACTGTTGGTGTTAAGCAGAAGCATAACATTGATGCTGCTGTAAAGAAG TTCTCAAACGACTTCACAATTCTTCTTTTTCACTATGATGGTCAGACAACTGAATGGGATGAATTCGAGTGGTCAAAACGAGCCATCCACGTGAGTGCTCGGAAACAAACAAAATG GTGGTACGCGAAAAGGTTTCTGCATCCAGACATTGTTGCCGCATATGACTATATTTTTATCTGGGATGAAGACCTAGGAGTTGAGCATTTTGATGCCACGGA GTACATTAAACTTGTCAAGAAGCATGGTTTGGATATTTCACAGCCAGGTTTGGATCCGAGGAAAGGAACAACATGGCCAATGACAATTAGAAGAGATGATGGTGAAGTTCACAC GTTTACAAAAGAGAACCCTGGCGGGTGCTCAGATCCTCATTTGCCTCCATGTGCAGC ATTCGTAGAGATCATGGCTCCCGTCTTTTCCCGAGATGCATGGCGTTGTGTATGGCATATGATTCAG AATGACTTGATCCACGGTTGGGGACTTGACTTTGCCCTTCATAAATGCGTCGAG CCTGCTCATGAGAAAATTGGAGTTGTAGATGCTCAATGGATTATTCATCAAACTGTCCCTTCCCTTGGAAATGAG GGGCAAGCAAAAGATGGGAAGGCTGCATGGCGAGGG GTGAGAGAGAGATGTGAAAAGGAATGGAAAATGTTTCAATCTAGGGCAGAAGATGCAGAGAAAGCCTATTACAAGTCAAATGGAATTGATCCTTCCAATTTCACTTACTGGTCAAATGGAATTGATCCTTAA